A genomic region of Thiohalophilus sp. contains the following coding sequences:
- a CDS encoding IS256 family transposase has product MKKQINFDMDAALKALREGQDLSGKDGVLTPLIKQLTEAAMQAELETHLDAQETPNRKNGSTSKTMKSAAGPFELDTPRDRAGTFEPQLVKKHQTHLTDELERKVIALFALGMSYQDIRDHIGDMYGIALSNGTLNAVTDKLLPELAAWRERDLEAIYPIVWLDAIHYKIKENGRYVSKAIYTILGLNIDGKKELLGLYLSDTEGAHHWLSVLTDLHNRGVKDILIACVDGLKGFPEAIESLYPDTEIQHCIIHQIRNSLKYVGSKNHKAFMADLKTVYKAATLNAAETALDELEAKWGDKYPMVIQSWRSKWPTLSAYFKYPDYVRTAIYTTNAVEAVHRQFRKLTKTKGGFANENSLLKLLYAGILKASERWTHPVQNWNLTLSQLAIHFEGRLEKHIEL; this is encoded by the coding sequence ATGAAAAAACAAATCAACTTCGACATGGATGCGGCGCTCAAGGCGTTGCGTGAAGGCCAGGACCTCAGTGGCAAGGACGGGGTCCTCACCCCGCTGATCAAGCAGCTCACCGAAGCGGCCATGCAAGCCGAGCTGGAGACGCATCTGGACGCCCAAGAGACGCCCAATCGCAAAAATGGCAGCACCTCAAAAACCATGAAAAGCGCCGCCGGGCCATTTGAGTTGGACACCCCTCGCGACCGGGCCGGGACCTTTGAGCCGCAGCTGGTCAAAAAGCACCAGACACATCTGACCGATGAGCTCGAACGCAAGGTCATTGCGTTGTTTGCTCTGGGTATGAGCTATCAGGACATCCGCGACCACATTGGTGACATGTACGGCATCGCGCTGTCCAATGGCACCCTCAATGCCGTCACCGACAAGCTCCTGCCCGAGCTGGCCGCCTGGCGGGAACGGGACCTGGAGGCCATCTATCCGATTGTCTGGCTCGACGCCATCCATTACAAAATCAAGGAGAACGGCCGGTATGTCAGCAAGGCTATCTACACCATCCTGGGCCTGAACATCGACGGCAAAAAAGAGCTGCTGGGCCTGTATCTGTCGGACACCGAGGGCGCCCACCACTGGCTGAGCGTGCTCACCGATCTGCATAACCGGGGTGTCAAGGACATTCTGATCGCCTGCGTGGACGGCCTCAAGGGCTTTCCCGAGGCCATCGAAAGCCTCTACCCCGATACCGAGATCCAGCACTGCATCATTCACCAGATCCGAAACTCGCTAAAGTACGTCGGCTCGAAAAATCACAAAGCCTTCATGGCCGATCTCAAAACCGTCTATAAAGCCGCCACCCTCAATGCCGCCGAGACAGCCCTGGATGAACTGGAAGCCAAATGGGGTGACAAGTACCCCATGGTGATCCAGTCCTGGCGCAGTAAATGGCCTACGCTATCGGCCTATTTCAAATATCCGGACTACGTGCGCACCGCCATTTACACCACCAATGCCGTCGAAGCCGTGCATCGTCAGTTCCGCAAGCTGACCAAAACCAAGGGCGGGTTCGCCAATGAAAACAGCTTACTCAAACTGCTCTATGCCGGTATACTCAAAGCGTCCGAGCGCTGGACGCACCCGGTGCAAAACTGGAACCTGACCCTCTCGCAACTGGCGATCCATTTTGAGGGCAGGCTGGAAAAACATATTGAGCTATAA
- a CDS encoding type II restriction enzyme, whose product MSNANKAWEAIFAHLDIPGQLDERGQASVTAQQIKDITSAEDGLGHQEPRIITKFDAREHRPAILRQHNCTILATSNGTYSVLRGDGYHDTEHIHETIDYNSEKLHNLETLPDICTSESQVIDSTAASGLLSDFLEDNDLALTIRGRLRSGEFDFQFDEHEVQVNGVQIEVDAGYEGKKIYLIEAKMGTKDNFIIRQLYYPYRMWNIRNTNKEIVPVFISYSDKTFYIYQYRFNEHTQYNSIELVKSGAYILGEKAAKPEIQCHFSDNKYLLQYQPGNENLEVPFPQADDLRKVIDSIFAVASGFSTTFEISSHYEFDERQSYYYGNAARYLGLLDLDHNEYALTDAGNRYINSSKEERKMIIINAMMDSPTINDLAKETIKNHTTPSYDRISNIIQYHRHDINHTTANRRAHTMAKWLEWLTYNFNNP is encoded by the coding sequence ATGAGTAATGCCAATAAGGCCTGGGAAGCGATATTTGCGCACCTCGACATACCCGGACAGCTTGATGAACGAGGGCAGGCTAGTGTTACTGCACAACAAATCAAGGACATTACAAGCGCAGAGGATGGCCTCGGCCATCAGGAACCGCGCATTATCACAAAGTTTGACGCAAGAGAACATCGCCCCGCCATTTTAAGGCAACATAATTGCACTATATTGGCCACGAGCAATGGCACGTATTCTGTTTTACGCGGAGATGGATATCATGACACCGAACACATCCACGAGACGATAGATTATAACTCCGAAAAGCTACACAATTTAGAAACACTTCCAGATATTTGCACATCAGAGTCACAGGTCATTGACTCGACAGCCGCCTCCGGGCTTCTTTCTGACTTTCTAGAAGATAACGACCTGGCACTAACCATTCGAGGCCGTCTACGGTCAGGCGAATTTGATTTCCAGTTTGATGAGCACGAGGTGCAGGTCAATGGGGTCCAGATTGAGGTTGATGCAGGATATGAAGGTAAAAAGATCTACCTCATTGAGGCGAAAATGGGGACAAAAGATAACTTCATAATCCGGCAGTTATACTACCCATATAGAATGTGGAACATAAGAAATACAAACAAAGAAATTGTCCCAGTCTTCATTTCTTATTCTGACAAAACATTTTACATATACCAATATAGATTCAACGAGCATACCCAGTATAACTCGATTGAATTAGTAAAATCAGGCGCCTATATCTTAGGTGAAAAGGCTGCCAAACCAGAGATCCAGTGCCATTTCAGCGACAACAAATATTTGCTGCAATATCAGCCAGGGAATGAAAACCTAGAAGTCCCGTTCCCTCAAGCAGATGACCTCAGAAAAGTCATTGACTCGATTTTCGCAGTGGCATCTGGATTCAGTACAACTTTTGAAATATCAAGTCATTATGAGTTTGATGAAAGACAATCATATTATTACGGAAATGCAGCAAGATATCTTGGCTTGCTTGACCTCGATCATAATGAGTACGCTTTGACAGACGCTGGAAATAGGTATATCAACTCGTCAAAAGAAGAACGAAAAATGATAATAATAAATGCAATGATGGACTCACCAACAATTAATGATTTAGCAAAAGAAACAATAAAAAACCATACAACCCCTAGCTATGACAGAATTTCGAATATAATACAATATCATAGACATGATATAAACCACACAACAGCCAACAGAAGGGCACACACAATGGCAAAGTGGTTAGAGTGGCTCACCTATAACTTCAATAATCCATGA
- a CDS encoding Dam family site-specific DNA-(adenine-N6)-methyltransferase, whose amino-acid sequence MGEEEPPKVRPFLKWAGGKYEIAQKIRKYLPEGKTLIEPFVGAGAIFLNTDYPKYTLNDVNQDLINLYKSIQENGDTFIKDARKLFSEKNNTATAYYRLRDKFNNTDDHYQRSLIFLYLNKFGYNGLCRYNKSGGFNVPFGRHKNPGFPEKQLIVFSENSKKAKFVCEDFGKTFNRARKSHVIYCDPPYAPASETAYFSDYATGGFDLDDQERLANIARKTAGKGITVVISNHDTKLTRKLYKGAKIIKLDVRRNISCNSTNRRNANELIAIFRGEQ is encoded by the coding sequence ATGGGGGAGGAGGAACCACCCAAAGTACGTCCATTTCTAAAGTGGGCCGGGGGTAAGTATGAGATCGCCCAGAAAATACGAAAATATCTGCCTGAAGGCAAAACATTAATCGAGCCCTTTGTTGGGGCAGGCGCCATCTTTCTTAATACGGACTATCCAAAATATACCCTAAATGATGTCAATCAGGACCTCATTAATCTTTACAAAAGCATCCAGGAAAATGGCGACACCTTCATCAAAGATGCCAGAAAATTATTCTCAGAGAAAAACAATACGGCGACAGCGTATTACCGCCTAAGGGACAAGTTTAACAACACAGATGACCACTACCAACGGTCGCTCATATTCTTGTACCTCAATAAATTTGGGTATAACGGCCTGTGCCGCTACAACAAATCCGGTGGCTTCAATGTGCCCTTTGGCCGTCATAAAAACCCGGGGTTCCCAGAAAAACAATTAATTGTTTTCAGTGAAAACTCGAAAAAAGCAAAATTTGTCTGTGAAGACTTTGGTAAGACATTTAACCGAGCCCGGAAATCACACGTAATCTACTGCGATCCGCCGTATGCGCCCGCTTCAGAGACCGCGTATTTCTCCGACTATGCCACAGGCGGCTTTGATCTGGACGATCAGGAGCGTTTAGCCAATATCGCACGCAAAACCGCAGGAAAAGGGATTACAGTTGTAATCAGTAACCATGATACAAAGTTAACAAGAAAACTCTATAAAGGCGCAAAAATAATAAAACTGGATGTCAGAAGAAATATCAGCTGTAATTCGACCAACCGCCGCAATGCGAACGAACTTATTGCTATATTCAGGGGTGAGCAATGA
- a CDS encoding site-specific DNA-methyltransferase has protein sequence MNNHTKKSPTLSQVDAVDWLKSLDDGSVDLLITDPPYESLEKHRAVGTTTRLKVSKASSNEWFPIFPNARFEELFTEIYRVLSKNSHFYLFCDPETMFHAKPIAEQVGFKFWKPLIWDKVKIGMGYHYRARYENILFFEKGKRKLNNLSIPDIIECPRVYKGYPTEKPVDVSKVLIEQSSSEGEMVADPFFGSCSVGVAACELGRYFIGNDINDSAIELARTRLQEHMISSKEEETADTDEETELTPQLSLSLA, from the coding sequence ATGAATAATCACACAAAGAAAAGTCCAACCCTTTCTCAAGTTGATGCTGTCGATTGGCTGAAGAGTCTGGATGATGGCTCAGTCGACTTGTTAATCACAGATCCACCCTATGAATCGTTAGAGAAGCACCGCGCAGTGGGTACTACCACTCGCCTTAAAGTCAGCAAGGCCTCAAGCAATGAATGGTTTCCGATTTTCCCCAACGCCCGTTTCGAGGAGCTATTTACTGAAATCTATCGCGTTCTAAGTAAAAACAGCCATTTCTATTTGTTTTGTGACCCTGAAACAATGTTTCATGCCAAACCCATTGCAGAACAAGTAGGGTTTAAATTCTGGAAACCCCTCATTTGGGACAAAGTGAAGATTGGGATGGGATACCACTATCGTGCGCGATATGAAAACATCCTTTTTTTCGAAAAAGGAAAACGCAAATTAAATAATCTGTCTATTCCGGATATTATTGAATGCCCTAGAGTGTACAAAGGCTATCCAACCGAGAAACCTGTTGATGTGTCAAAAGTACTGATCGAGCAATCTTCCTCAGAAGGGGAAATGGTTGCTGACCCGTTTTTTGGATCTTGCAGCGTCGGCGTAGCCGCTTGCGAACTCGGCCGGTATTTCATCGGCAATGATATCAATGACAGTGCGATAGAATTAGCCAGAACCCGCCTACAAGAACATATGATTTCTTCTAAGGAAGAGGAAACTGCGGACACAGATGAAGAAACCGAGTTGACGCCACAACTTAGCCTATCACTCGCTTAA